DNA sequence from the Acidobacteriota bacterium genome:
TGCGCGCCGCGCGGCCGGCAGTCTGGATCAGTGACACCTCGCTGCGCAGGAACCCCTCCCTGTCGGCGTCCAGAATCGCGACCACCGAGACCTCGGGGAGGTCGAGTCCCTCCCGCAGGAGGTTGATGCCGACCAGAATGTCGAACTCGCCGCGCCGAAGCGCGGTCGTGATCTCGACCCGCTCCAGGGTGTCGATGTCGCTGTGCAGATAGCGCACCCGGAGATCCAGCTCGGTCAGGTACTGCGTCAGCTCCTCGGCCATCCGCTTGGTCAGCGTTGTTACCAGCACCCGCTCGCGGCGTTCGATCGCCGCCCGCGCCTCTTCCACCAGGTCGTCGATCTGGTTCGCGGAAGGTCGCAGTTCGATCCGGGGATCGAGCAGGCCGGTCGGCCTGATGACCTGTTCGACGACCACGCCGGCGGTCCGTTCCAGTTCGAACGGCCCCGGCGTGGCCGAGACGTAGATCCTCTGTCCGCAACGCTCTTCGAACTCGTCGAACCGGAGCGGCCGGTTGTCCAGGGCGCTCGGCAGGCGGAAGCCGAACTCCACCAGCGTCTCCTTGCGCGCGCGGTCGCCGTGGTACATCCCATGCACCTGCGGAATCGACTGGTGGCTTTCGTCGACCACCAGCAGGAAGTCCTCGGGCAGATAGTCCAGGAAGGTCGGCGGAGCCTGACCCGGCGCCCTGCCGGAGAGGTGGCGCGAGTAGTTCTCGATGCCGGCGCAGGAGCCGAGTTCGCGCAGCATCTCCAGGTCGTAGCGGGTCCGCTGCTCCAGGCGCTGCATCTCGAGCAGACGGTTCTCGCGCTCGAGGGCGACCAGGTGCTCGCCCAGTTCCTCCTCGATCGAGCGGATGGCCCTCCGCATCCGTTCCTCCGGAGTCACGTAGTGGTTGCGCGGAAAGACCGGCAGCCGGTCGATTTCCTCCAGCACGCGTCCCGTGATCACGTCGAAGCGGCAGACCCGGTCGATCTCGTCTCCGAAGTACTCGACCCGGATGCCCCGGTCATCGTAGGCCGGGAGGATCTCGAGCACGTCCCCGCGTACCCGGAAGCTGCCGTGAAACAGATCGAGCCGGGTACGCTCGTACTGCATCTCGGCCAGGCTTCGCTGTGCCCGCTCGAGCGGCAGCTCGGTGCCGCGCTCGAAGAACTGGAGCATCGAGAAGAAGACGTCGGGCGCGCCCAGACCGTAGATGCAGGACACGGAGGCCACGACGAGCACGTCCCGTCGCTCGAAAAGGGAGATCGTCGCCCGCAGCCGCAGGCGGTCGATCTCGTCGTTGATGCTCGTTTCCTTCTCGATGTAGGTATCGGATTGCGGGACGTAGGCCTCGGGCTGGTAGTAGTCGTAGTAGGAGACGAAGTACTCCACCGCGTTGTTCGGAAAGAAGCTCTTGAACTCCTGGTAGAGCTGGGCCGCCAGCGTCTTGTTGTGCGACAGGACCAGCGTGGGCCGGTTCACCGCCTCGATCACCTTGGCGATCGTGTACGTCTTGCCGGAACCGGTGACCCCGAGCAGCACCTGCTCGGGAACGTCGTCCTCGAGACCGGCCACGAGTTCTGCGATCGCCGCGGGTTGATCACCCTGCGGCCGGAACGGAGAGATGAGCTCGAAGCGTCCTCCGGCCCCACTCCTCGGATCGAGGCGCCGGTACAGGTCACACCTCC
Encoded proteins:
- the uvrB gene encoding excinuclease ABC subunit UvrB — encoded protein: MYRRLDPRSGAGGRFELISPFRPQGDQPAAIAELVAGLEDDVPEQVLLGVTGSGKTYTIAKVIEAVNRPTLVLSHNKTLAAQLYQEFKSFFPNNAVEYFVSYYDYYQPEAYVPQSDTYIEKETSINDEIDRLRLRATISLFERRDVLVVASVSCIYGLGAPDVFFSMLQFFERGTELPLERAQRSLAEMQYERTRLDLFHGSFRVRGDVLEILPAYDDRGIRVEYFGDEIDRVCRFDVITGRVLEEIDRLPVFPRNHYVTPEERMRRAIRSIEEELGEHLVALERENRLLEMQRLEQRTRYDLEMLRELGSCAGIENYSRHLSGRAPGQAPPTFLDYLPEDFLLVVDESHQSIPQVHGMYHGDRARKETLVEFGFRLPSALDNRPLRFDEFEERCGQRIYVSATPGPFELERTAGVVVEQVIRPTGLLDPRIELRPSANQIDDLVEEARAAIERRERVLVTTLTKRMAEELTQYLTELDLRVRYLHSDIDTLERVEITTALRRGEFDILVGINLLREGLDLPEVSVVAILDADREGFLRSEVSLIQTAGRAARNLNGRVIFYADQRTESIDRSVRETARRRRLQARYNREHGIEPASILKDVHSPLVQMSNLDYLHKAGAAAEKAVEDLLREDAPEMPLERRIARLEKAMKQASRRLEFEQAAVLRDRLKELREVKVMG